A single genomic interval of Bacillus smithii harbors:
- the fliS gene encoding flagellar export chaperone FliS, with the protein MAINNPYQAYEKNAVSTASPGELTLMLYNGCLKFLLQAKKAIEDKNFEKKNTYIQKAQNIIRELMVTLNMDVELSKNLMAVYDYMNRRLIEANVKNDLEILDEVMEFITELRDTWKQAIQEQRKQQYGTGGRV; encoded by the coding sequence ATGGCAATCAATAATCCATACCAAGCATACGAAAAAAACGCTGTTTCTACTGCATCGCCTGGCGAGTTGACGTTAATGCTTTATAATGGCTGTCTGAAATTTTTGCTTCAGGCAAAGAAAGCTATCGAAGACAAAAATTTTGAGAAGAAAAATACTTATATTCAAAAAGCGCAAAATATCATTCGTGAATTGATGGTCACTTTAAATATGGATGTAGAGCTGTCCAAAAATTTAATGGCTGTATATGACTATATGAATCGCCGTCTCATTGAAGCAAATGTGAAAAATGATCTCGAGATTTTAGATGAGGTGATGGAATTCATTACGGAACTGCGTGATACGTGGAAGCAGGCGATTCAAGAACAACGGAAACAGCAGTATGGGACAGGCGGTCGAGTGTAA
- a CDS encoding flagellar protein FliT → MGDMRTCFHITEQLLHHVQAKPAVADRDEWIKRLLDLLDEREQVLKSLKPPFTAEEEKLGQTIMKWNDVIQQALKGIQAEIKQSIHGIHNKKQNMRKYLNPYASLQTDGVFYDRRK, encoded by the coding sequence ATGGGAGACATGCGGACCTGTTTTCACATCACAGAGCAATTGCTTCACCACGTTCAAGCAAAGCCGGCAGTGGCAGATCGAGATGAATGGATTAAGAGATTGCTTGATTTGCTCGATGAGCGGGAGCAGGTCTTAAAAAGCCTTAAGCCGCCATTTACTGCAGAGGAAGAGAAACTTGGCCAAACCATCATGAAATGGAATGATGTGATTCAACAAGCATTAAAGGGAATTCAAGCAGAGATTAAACAAAGCATTCATGGAATTCACAACAAGAAGCAAAACATGAGAAAGTACTTGAATCCGTATGCGTCTTTGCAGACGGATGGCGTGTTTTATGATAGAAGAAAATAG